The following are encoded in a window of Xylanibacillus composti genomic DNA:
- a CDS encoding Gfo/Idh/MocA family protein has translation MTLRVGMIGMGVISKYYVHAMQNRPDTPELAAVCDLNEERMKPFAESGTPCFTDYHELLRQADIDAVIVNVPNDKHYAICMDALLAGKHVCCEKPMTLTLREAGELVALSRKTGITLFTAFHRRYNMHFVQALEAVTSHDEIVSVRASYLEKIEEHAGEDKWYLQPERCGGGCVADNGPNVFDTLAYFLGHLTVRSADIVRNERNVDLEARIRLESDTGIPAEVHLDWNYPYGEKKDVHIVLKDGREIAIDMLAGFTAFKSSLYHEYEAILHDFAANIAMGGCHGEDGYDAVRLVHDTYRAEAVSA, from the coding sequence ATGACCCTTCGTGTGGGAATGATCGGGATGGGAGTTATTTCGAAATATTATGTGCATGCCATGCAGAACCGGCCGGATACGCCGGAGCTGGCCGCTGTGTGCGATTTGAACGAGGAGCGAATGAAGCCGTTCGCTGAATCGGGGACGCCTTGCTTTACAGATTATCACGAGCTGCTTCGCCAGGCCGATATCGATGCGGTGATCGTCAATGTTCCGAATGACAAGCATTACGCTATCTGCATGGATGCCTTGCTGGCAGGCAAGCATGTGTGCTGCGAGAAACCGATGACGCTGACTTTGCGGGAAGCGGGGGAACTGGTTGCCCTCTCGCGGAAGACGGGCATTACCCTATTTACCGCATTCCATCGCCGTTACAATATGCATTTCGTGCAAGCGTTGGAAGCTGTGACTTCTCATGACGAAATCGTCTCTGTTCGGGCCAGCTATCTGGAGAAGATCGAAGAGCATGCCGGGGAAGACAAGTGGTACCTGCAGCCTGAACGATGCGGTGGCGGTTGCGTTGCGGACAACGGGCCGAACGTCTTCGATACATTGGCCTACTTCCTAGGGCATCTGACCGTCCGCTCAGCCGATATTGTCCGCAACGAGCGGAACGTCGATCTCGAAGCGCGCATCCGGCTGGAATCCGATACAGGCATCCCCGCAGAGGTGCATCTCGATTGGAATTATCCCTACGGGGAGAAGAAAGACGTGCATATTGTGTTGAAGGACGGCCGTGAGATCGCGATTGACATGCTGGCCGGGTTCACGGCATTCAAGTCGTCGCTGTATCACGAATACGAGGCGATCCTTCATGATTTCGCGGCGAATATCGCAATGGGCGGCTGTCACGGCGAAGACGGCTATGACGCGGTTCGTCTCGTGCATGATACGTACAGGGCGGAAGCGGTTAGCGCATGA
- a CDS encoding DUF6917 domain-containing protein translates to MSPAVKRTVEARFVKLLFHKQEHRGMRLIEHETRCVRSGEIHEIVTTTHREAGSGDPIDRVGFLGFAEMCCGGIIERGDPVEIAGQVIGTVLGFDECHYPNHYNILIAVEETLTADDLGLTVEAGIRFGAQESG, encoded by the coding sequence ATGAGTCCGGCAGTGAAACGAACCGTGGAAGCTCGCTTCGTCAAGCTGCTCTTCCACAAGCAAGAACACCGGGGGATGCGGCTGATCGAGCACGAGACGCGCTGTGTGCGCAGCGGGGAAATCCACGAGATTGTGACCACCACCCACCGGGAGGCGGGAAGCGGCGATCCAATCGATCGGGTCGGATTTCTGGGATTTGCCGAGATGTGTTGCGGCGGCATCATCGAACGGGGAGACCCGGTAGAGATCGCCGGGCAAGTGATTGGCACGGTGCTGGGCTTTGACGAATGTCATTATCCGAACCACTATAACATTCTGATCGCGGTCGAAGAGACGCTGACTGCCGATGATTTGGGCCTGACGGTAGAAGCAGGGATTCGCTTCGGGGCACAAGAATCAGGATAG
- a CDS encoding B3/B4 domain-containing protein: MIQTIPMSREAEQKLTGVKVMGAVLQLEPVPDKLRALSFEEEWKSLHERWRGKSKGEVAEDAHIAAYRQFYRQIGFNPNQTPPSVQNLIQRFLIKEALTRIPTVHPIVDAVNVAAVKGRIPLGIFDAACVKGPIRLAFTSGGEPFQPLGSGQMEALAEGVLVLADDEKVLSQFSYRDGEAQKITGETRHVWLLGCQVSEVEEAAVRAALDEAIAQLRRGYEIFMEEGVGNNGAR, translated from the coding sequence ATGATCCAGACAATACCCATGTCCCGTGAAGCAGAACAAAAGCTGACCGGCGTGAAGGTGATGGGCGCGGTGTTGCAGCTGGAGCCGGTTCCGGACAAGCTGCGTGCGTTGTCCTTCGAAGAGGAATGGAAGAGCCTTCATGAGAGGTGGCGCGGCAAGAGCAAAGGAGAAGTCGCCGAGGATGCGCACATCGCAGCGTATCGGCAGTTCTATCGACAGATCGGATTCAACCCCAATCAAACGCCGCCATCTGTGCAAAATTTGATCCAACGCTTCCTGATCAAGGAAGCGTTGACGCGAATTCCAACGGTTCACCCGATTGTGGATGCGGTCAACGTGGCGGCAGTGAAAGGCCGGATTCCCCTTGGTATCTTCGATGCGGCGTGTGTAAAGGGTCCGATTCGCCTAGCCTTCACCAGCGGCGGCGAACCGTTCCAGCCGCTCGGCAGTGGGCAGATGGAAGCGCTGGCTGAAGGCGTATTGGTGCTGGCAGACGACGAGAAGGTGTTGTCCCAATTCAGCTACCGGGACGGCGAAGCGCAGAAGATCACCGGGGAGACACGACACGTATGGCTGTTGGGCTGTCAGGTTTCAGAAGTGGAGGAAGCAGCTGTACGCGCTGCGTTGGATGAGGCGATAGCGCAGCTTAGACGCGGGTATGAGATTTTTATGGAAGAGGGGGTGGGAAATAATGGAGCTCGGTGA
- a CDS encoding nucleotide sugar dehydrogenase, translating to MELGDKIRTKQAMVGIVGLGYVGLPLGIAFAQSGFTVVGIDRDPGKVDKLNRGFSYIQDVPEEGIREVAAAGLFQATTEFAAIGSLDVICICVPTPLNKNQEPDLSYVKAVVIELQAYLRPGTLVVLESTTYPGTTEELIGDVLAKNGLYAGSDYHLCYSPERVDPGNKTYTIRNTPKVIGGVTPQCVALADALYRFIVDRTFLVSSPKVAEMSKLLENTFRSVNIAFVNEMALLCDALGINVWEVIQAASTKPFGFMPFYPGPGLGGHCIPLDPMYLSWKAKGENFFSRFIELSQDLNRNMPRYIVNKIAELLNTHGKSIKGSSILLLGMAYKPDVSDLRESPSLDVYELLKGKGARLTVNDPYCDGWPDESEERTEWQKTIHYAELGCYDLIVLLTAHSVYDLPNIADSGVLILDTRNAFGGLDAPNIARIGDVLPEVVEPALVGT from the coding sequence ATGGAGCTCGGTGATAAAATAAGAACAAAGCAGGCGATGGTGGGCATTGTCGGATTGGGCTACGTTGGTCTCCCGCTCGGCATCGCTTTTGCGCAAAGCGGATTCACAGTGGTGGGCATTGATCGTGATCCGGGCAAAGTCGACAAGCTGAACCGCGGGTTCTCCTACATTCAAGATGTTCCCGAAGAGGGGATTCGCGAGGTTGCGGCTGCCGGGCTATTCCAGGCTACGACAGAATTCGCAGCGATCGGCAGCCTCGATGTAATCTGCATCTGCGTGCCGACACCGCTGAACAAGAATCAGGAGCCTGACCTGTCTTACGTGAAGGCTGTCGTGATCGAGCTGCAAGCCTATTTGCGCCCGGGCACGCTTGTCGTACTGGAGAGCACGACATATCCGGGGACAACCGAGGAGCTGATTGGCGATGTGCTGGCGAAGAACGGCCTGTATGCCGGCAGCGATTATCATCTGTGTTATTCGCCGGAGCGCGTAGATCCCGGCAACAAAACATATACGATTCGAAATACGCCGAAGGTGATCGGCGGCGTGACGCCGCAATGCGTAGCGCTGGCCGATGCGCTCTATCGCTTCATTGTCGACCGTACGTTTCTGGTGTCCAGTCCGAAGGTTGCAGAAATGTCGAAGCTGCTCGAGAATACGTTTCGCAGCGTCAACATCGCTTTTGTGAATGAGATGGCGCTCCTGTGCGATGCGCTTGGCATTAATGTCTGGGAGGTCATTCAAGCGGCTTCCACCAAGCCCTTCGGTTTCATGCCCTTCTATCCCGGACCGGGACTGGGCGGTCATTGCATCCCGCTTGATCCGATGTACTTGTCCTGGAAGGCCAAGGGCGAAAATTTCTTCAGCCGCTTCATTGAGCTGTCCCAGGATCTCAATCGCAATATGCCCCGCTACATCGTGAACAAGATCGCCGAACTGCTCAATACCCATGGCAAGAGCATCAAGGGCTCGAGCATCCTGCTGCTGGGCATGGCCTACAAGCCGGATGTCAGCGATTTGCGGGAGTCCCCGAGCCTGGACGTGTATGAACTGCTGAAGGGCAAGGGGGCTCGGCTGACCGTGAACGATCCATACTGTGATGGATGGCCGGACGAGAGTGAGGAGCGCACAGAGTGGCAGAAGACGATCCATTATGCGGAATTGGGCTGTTACGATCTGATCGTGCTGCTTACGGCACATTCCGTCTATGATTTGCCGAATATCGCGGATTCTGGCGTTCTGATCCTGGATACGCGCAATGCGTTCGGAGGCTTGGACGCCCCGAACATCGCAAGGATTGGCGACGTGCTGCCAGAAGTGGTGGAACCGGCCCTCGTTGGCACATAG
- a CDS encoding DMT family transporter, which translates to MNNHMKAYLAMIVAMTTVGSSFVVGKWIVEAFPIYLASGLRYGLASALLLPLLYLAEKRLPKVGRKDMGVLFLQSLTGVFGFSVCLLYGLQYTTATESGIITSTTPMVIALISFFFLKERLSSRQWLGILFAVFGIAAIHLLSGDTQEIVPGVPAWVGTLLIMAAVVGEALFTIFGKVLSYRLSPLAIATLVTVLGFVMFLPFAIYEAMSFDFTQPTAADWMYIVYYAVVVTVVGFALWYYGVSKVPASTSAVFTGVIAISALLLSYLFLKETFHWGHLAGALFVLSGIWITARRTEARTIEPSASSRMEA; encoded by the coding sequence ATGAACAACCATATGAAAGCTTATCTGGCGATGATCGTTGCGATGACCACGGTCGGAAGTTCCTTTGTCGTAGGGAAGTGGATTGTAGAGGCATTCCCGATCTATCTGGCTTCCGGACTTCGGTACGGGCTGGCCTCAGCCTTGCTGCTGCCGTTGCTCTATCTGGCGGAGAAGCGGTTGCCGAAGGTCGGACGCAAGGATATGGGGGTGCTGTTCTTGCAATCGCTGACCGGCGTATTCGGCTTCAGCGTATGCCTGCTGTACGGCCTGCAATATACGACGGCTACCGAGAGCGGCATCATCACCAGCACTACACCGATGGTGATTGCACTCATCTCCTTCTTCTTCCTGAAGGAAAGATTGTCGAGCCGGCAGTGGCTAGGCATCCTGTTCGCGGTGTTCGGCATTGCGGCGATTCATCTGCTAAGCGGGGATACGCAGGAGATTGTCCCGGGCGTACCTGCCTGGGTCGGAACGCTGCTCATTATGGCCGCTGTCGTCGGGGAAGCGTTGTTCACCATTTTCGGCAAAGTCCTCTCCTACAGGCTGTCACCGCTGGCCATCGCCACACTCGTCACCGTTCTGGGGTTTGTCATGTTCCTGCCATTCGCCATCTATGAAGCCATGTCATTCGACTTCACGCAGCCGACAGCTGCGGACTGGATGTACATCGTCTATTACGCGGTTGTCGTGACGGTAGTGGGCTTCGCTCTTTGGTACTACGGCGTGTCTAAGGTGCCGGCCAGCACTTCCGCCGTCTTCACAGGAGTCATCGCGATTTCTGCTCTCCTGCTGTCTTATCTGTTCTTGAAGGAGACATTCCATTGGGGGCATCTGGCGGGTGCGCTGTTCGTCCTGTCCGGCATCTGGATTACAGCCCGGAGGACGGAAGCGAGAACAATTGAGCCATCCGCATCGTCCAGAATGGAAGCTTGA
- a CDS encoding cellulase family glycosylhydrolase yields MKGKNKPGLSLLLACALLLSLFAPAAGAEPNAQAVNIQAYVEAMQPGWNLGNTLDATGGDETAWGNPYVTKALIDEIAAQGFKSIRIPITWDHRIGSGPNYAISPAFLDRVEQIVNWSLEADLYVMINMHHDSWLWVNQMDTNHAQVLARFNAAWTQIADRFKNHSLELMFESINEPRFTDGWGSESPEHYELLHELNVSFHQIVRNSGGLNDVRPLVLPTLETATSQEKLNELYDTIVQLNDPNLIATVHYYGFWPFSVNIAGYTRFENDTRNDIIDTFDRTYNTFVANGIPVILGEYGLLGFDKHTGVIEQGEKLKFFEYLIHYVQSKQITHMVWDNGQHFNRNTFQWNDPELFQMMQASWSGRSAVAETDLIHLRQGSAAQDISIPLQLNGNHLVSLSVNGQNLQSGVDYTLNGSVLTFKASFLAQWSSSTQLGTNAVITAKFNGGADWRFRVVVFDTPVLLNTTGTTQNFAIPTDFRGDSLATMEAKYASGGNAGPQDWTSFKEFGYAFSPSYASNEIELLPAFFNEVRDGEVVLTFHFWSGEVITYTITKNGNSVVGVASTQGPGPGPGPGPGPGPNEDLLVQYRAADTNASDNQIKPHFSIVNNGTSAVALSDLTLRYYFSKDGSAAVNTWIDWAAVGGANINRTVTDTYVELSFTAAAGSIPAGGNSGEIQLRMAKSDWSNFDETNDYSFDPTKTSLAAWDRVTLYRNGTLVWGIEP; encoded by the coding sequence ATGAAAGGGAAAAACAAACCTGGCTTATCTTTGCTGCTTGCCTGCGCGCTCTTGCTTTCCCTCTTCGCCCCGGCTGCAGGAGCGGAGCCGAATGCCCAAGCCGTCAATATTCAAGCATATGTGGAAGCGATGCAGCCTGGCTGGAATCTGGGAAATACGCTGGACGCCACGGGCGGCGACGAAACCGCTTGGGGAAACCCCTACGTTACGAAGGCGCTGATTGACGAAATTGCCGCTCAAGGCTTCAAAAGCATACGCATCCCCATTACGTGGGATCATCGCATAGGCAGCGGACCGAACTATGCCATATCCCCTGCTTTCCTCGACCGTGTGGAGCAAATTGTCAATTGGTCGCTGGAAGCCGATTTGTATGTCATGATCAATATGCATCACGACTCGTGGCTGTGGGTCAACCAAATGGACACCAACCACGCCCAGGTGCTGGCCCGATTTAACGCCGCTTGGACACAAATTGCCGACCGCTTCAAGAATCACTCGCTCGAGCTGATGTTCGAAAGCATCAACGAGCCGCGGTTCACCGACGGCTGGGGCAGCGAATCGCCTGAGCATTACGAGCTGCTGCACGAGCTGAACGTCTCGTTCCATCAGATTGTCCGGAATTCCGGCGGCCTGAATGATGTGCGTCCTCTCGTTCTGCCAACGCTGGAAACTGCTACATCGCAGGAAAAGCTGAATGAACTCTATGACACCATCGTTCAGCTGAACGACCCGAACCTGATCGCTACTGTTCACTATTACGGATTTTGGCCGTTTAGTGTCAACATCGCCGGCTACACGCGATTCGAGAACGATACGAGAAACGATATTATCGATACATTCGATCGCACCTACAATACGTTCGTCGCCAATGGCATCCCTGTCATTCTGGGCGAATACGGCTTGCTCGGCTTCGACAAGCACACCGGCGTCATTGAACAGGGCGAGAAGCTGAAGTTCTTCGAATACCTGATCCACTACGTGCAGAGCAAGCAAATCACCCACATGGTGTGGGACAACGGCCAGCATTTCAACCGCAATACCTTCCAATGGAACGATCCCGAGCTGTTCCAGATGATGCAGGCGAGCTGGTCGGGGCGTTCGGCAGTGGCTGAGACTGACCTTATTCATCTGCGCCAGGGCAGCGCCGCGCAGGATATCTCAATTCCGCTGCAGCTGAACGGCAATCACCTGGTGTCGCTGAGCGTCAATGGGCAAAATCTGCAAAGCGGTGTCGATTATACGCTGAATGGCAGCGTGTTGACCTTCAAGGCAAGCTTCCTTGCCCAGTGGTCCAGCTCGACTCAGCTTGGCACCAATGCCGTGATCACTGCCAAATTTAACGGCGGTGCAGATTGGCGCTTCCGCGTTGTAGTCTTCGACACGCCAGTTCTGCTGAATACTACAGGAACGACGCAGAATTTCGCGATTCCGACTGACTTCCGCGGCGACAGCCTCGCCACGATGGAAGCCAAATACGCAAGCGGCGGCAATGCCGGTCCGCAGGATTGGACCTCGTTCAAGGAGTTCGGCTATGCCTTCTCCCCGTCCTATGCGTCCAACGAGATCGAGCTGCTTCCGGCGTTCTTCAATGAAGTTCGTGACGGCGAAGTCGTCCTGACGTTCCACTTCTGGAGCGGAGAGGTCATCACGTACACGATCACGAAGAACGGAAACAGTGTTGTCGGTGTCGCTTCCACCCAAGGCCCTGGACCTGGACCTGGACCTGGGCCCGGGCCTGGACCGAATGAAGATCTGTTGGTCCAGTACAGGGCCGCAGACACCAATGCTTCGGATAACCAGATCAAGCCGCATTTCAGCATCGTCAACAACGGAACAAGCGCTGTCGCGCTGAGCGATTTGACTTTGCGCTACTACTTCTCCAAGGATGGCTCGGCGGCTGTGAACACGTGGATCGACTGGGCTGCGGTCGGCGGTGCCAACATTAACCGGACCGTCACAGATACTTATGTGGAGCTAAGCTTCACGGCAGCTGCCGGCTCCATCCCTGCAGGCGGAAATTCCGGCGAAATCCAGCTCCGCATGGCGAAGAGCGACTGGTCCAATTTCGATGAAACCAACGATTACTCCTTCGACCCAACGAAAACCTCTCTTGCCGCTTGGGATCGGGTCACCCTGTACCGGAACGGCACGCTCGTCTGGGGCATTGAGCCTTAG
- a CDS encoding peptidase domain-containing ABC transporter, translating to MNKRFYQRHLVRQMDESDCGPACLATIMSMFGIRAPLSQIRELACTDMDGTNLLGMSKAALHYGFQARSVRISADGLAEVPTPCLVHTLADSGRPHYQVLLRVEADSVLLGDPDKGIVRMSIPEFCKRWSGVLLLVSPTGDVRGGAQTPGRLARLLLLLIPHRRTIFYIFGLSILYTVLGIASAFYYQYLLDELVPSQRMSLLHALSIALVSVYIVQVGLSALRTQWLIHIGRKLDETLQRKLYQHLLELPAAFFARRKAGEIVSRFMDAGKVREALANVSLTVFIDTLLVLIGGWMLFRQSAFLFLVTITVIPLYVLLMGVSHRYLERANRRTMEHYAQLQAYVTDSIRGMETLKAYHAEQHAERETGGRLDSVLHAVWRQGSLLNAQSSIKLLLQFLSGGVILWLGAREVLRGSMSVGQLITYQALLVYFLQPIQNLVNLHPNLTTALVAGERMWDLMDLEKERTEHAAVGNETEAIVPQDWKGPLSFDQVSFRYGTKALLLRSFSLTIRPGESIAFVGESGSGKSTLVKLLLHLYPPEQGEIRIHGVPIQHIDPGLLRSRIAYVSQELSFFHGTVLDNLCLGREIAHERIREVCRGCQLEEVIEELPRAYHTWLEEGAGNLSSGEKQRLAIARALLRDPDVLILDEATSHLDVQLEEAILAYIRSSCKEQTIIHVAHRLHTIISCDRIVVMERGQAVEEGTHEQLLRRQGRYAAMWDKQHPGIGLPNQSALR from the coding sequence ATGAACAAGCGGTTTTATCAACGGCATCTCGTGCGTCAGATGGATGAGTCGGATTGCGGTCCGGCCTGCCTGGCAACGATCATGTCCATGTTCGGCATACGGGCTCCGCTTTCGCAAATCCGGGAATTGGCGTGCACGGATATGGATGGCACCAATTTGCTGGGGATGTCCAAGGCCGCTCTTCATTACGGCTTTCAAGCGAGATCGGTTCGCATATCGGCGGACGGGCTGGCTGAAGTGCCGACTCCGTGTTTGGTTCATACGCTTGCGGACAGCGGCAGGCCGCATTATCAGGTGCTGCTGCGGGTGGAAGCCGATTCCGTACTGCTTGGCGATCCGGACAAGGGTATCGTTCGGATGTCCATTCCTGAGTTCTGCAAGCGGTGGAGCGGCGTGCTGCTGCTCGTCTCGCCAACCGGCGACGTTCGCGGAGGAGCGCAAACGCCGGGAAGATTGGCAAGGCTGCTTCTGTTGTTGATACCGCATCGGCGAACGATTTTCTACATCTTTGGTTTATCCATTCTGTACACGGTGCTCGGTATCGCAAGCGCTTTCTATTATCAATATTTGCTGGACGAGCTGGTGCCGAGCCAGCGCATGTCCTTGCTGCACGCACTCTCCATTGCGCTTGTCTCGGTCTATATCGTTCAGGTCGGGTTGAGCGCGCTTCGCACGCAATGGCTCATTCACATTGGCAGGAAGCTGGACGAGACGCTGCAGCGCAAGCTCTATCAGCATCTGCTGGAGCTGCCGGCTGCTTTTTTTGCCCGCAGGAAGGCCGGGGAGATCGTGTCCCGCTTCATGGATGCGGGGAAAGTGCGCGAGGCTCTGGCGAATGTTTCGCTGACGGTCTTTATCGATACGCTGCTTGTTTTGATAGGCGGCTGGATGCTGTTCAGGCAAAGCGCGTTTTTGTTCCTTGTCACCATCACGGTCATTCCCTTGTATGTGCTGCTGATGGGCGTCTCCCACCGCTACTTGGAGCGGGCCAATCGGCGGACGATGGAGCATTACGCTCAGCTTCAGGCTTATGTGACGGACTCTATCCGCGGGATGGAGACCTTGAAGGCTTATCATGCCGAACAGCATGCCGAGCGGGAGACGGGAGGTCGGCTCGACAGCGTCCTGCATGCGGTATGGAGGCAGGGAAGCCTGCTGAACGCACAATCCTCGATCAAGCTGCTCTTGCAATTTCTGAGCGGCGGCGTCATCCTGTGGCTTGGAGCCAGGGAGGTGCTTCGGGGCAGCATGAGCGTCGGGCAGCTGATTACGTACCAGGCGCTTCTCGTGTATTTTCTTCAGCCGATACAAAATTTGGTCAACCTGCATCCGAATCTGACAACGGCGCTCGTTGCCGGGGAGCGGATGTGGGATTTGATGGACTTGGAGAAGGAACGGACCGAGCATGCTGCTGTCGGGAACGAGACGGAAGCCATAGTTCCGCAAGACTGGAAGGGGCCGCTGTCCTTCGATCAGGTCTCATTCCGCTATGGCACGAAGGCGCTGCTGCTGCGCAGCTTCTCGCTGACGATTCGTCCGGGGGAGAGCATCGCCTTCGTCGGGGAGAGCGGCTCAGGCAAGTCGACGCTCGTCAAGCTGCTGCTCCATCTGTATCCGCCCGAGCAAGGGGAAATCCGCATCCACGGCGTCCCCATTCAGCATATCGATCCCGGCCTGCTGCGCAGCCGCATCGCATATGTATCGCAGGAGCTGTCTTTCTTCCACGGCACCGTGCTCGACAATCTGTGCTTGGGGCGCGAGATCGCGCATGAGCGAATCCGGGAGGTATGCCGCGGATGCCAGCTCGAAGAGGTCATCGAAGAGCTGCCCCGCGCTTATCATACCTGGCTTGAGGAGGGCGCCGGCAATTTGTCCTCCGGGGAGAAGCAACGCTTGGCGATCGCGCGCGCTCTGCTGCGCGACCCGGATGTGCTCATCCTGGACGAGGCAACCAGTCATCTGGACGTGCAGCTGGAGGAAGCGATTCTGGCATATATTCGCTCGAGCTGCAAAGAACAGACCATCATCCATGTAGCCCACCGGCTGCATACGATTATCTCCTGCGACCGGATTGTCGTCATGGAGCGCGGGCAGGCAGTCGAGGAAGGCACGCATGAGCAGCTGCTTCGCCGGCAAGGCCGTTATGCGGCGATGTGGGACAAGCAGCACCCCGGCATAGGATTGCCGAATCAATCTGCCCTGCGCTGA
- a CDS encoding ATP-grasp domain-containing protein, translating into MMTIVVMNPANDIHCQYMIAQLQKRGIPYAELGSPLQHDYALLNDQLLYDGKPLPPVQAVYFRGVLTHNPDPLANADAGKRLIDNMQFAARVEVVQSWLGIMAASGVAVLNQPGNRAKYVQLHTLQQAGLPLPETCITSSPEIARQFIRKVGKAVCKPIRGGSYCRKVDASMQERLDLIAAEPVILQEEIPGEDVRVNMLDGEVISAHVIHTAAGTLDYRTDPDYGSGMAEYELIALPEEVAAVCRKAANCLGLRFTGIDLRRNGNSYVLLECNSMPAYMDVELKTGAPITAALIDAMLAARPASLSATSHFRFESAAKPAIRRGETFFHYDDVVRKWQQQTARQQQRQLLAMNEEQIEQWHRQTGKRVSFMEVEMQEGQPRVVRLF; encoded by the coding sequence ATGATGACGATTGTAGTGATGAATCCAGCCAATGATATTCATTGCCAGTATATGATCGCTCAGTTGCAGAAACGGGGGATCCCTTATGCAGAGCTGGGGTCGCCGCTGCAACATGATTACGCTCTCCTGAACGACCAGCTGCTGTACGACGGCAAGCCGCTGCCTCCGGTGCAGGCGGTATATTTCCGCGGCGTGCTGACACACAATCCCGATCCGCTGGCGAACGCCGATGCAGGCAAGCGGCTGATCGACAACATGCAGTTCGCCGCGAGAGTGGAAGTCGTGCAAAGCTGGCTGGGCATTATGGCAGCGTCCGGGGTTGCCGTGCTGAACCAGCCGGGCAACCGGGCGAAATATGTGCAGCTGCATACGCTCCAGCAGGCAGGCCTTCCGCTACCGGAGACCTGCATTACATCCTCCCCCGAAATCGCCCGGCAGTTCATCCGAAAGGTCGGAAAGGCTGTCTGCAAGCCGATTCGCGGCGGCAGTTACTGCCGCAAGGTGGACGCTTCTATGCAGGAGCGGCTCGACCTGATTGCAGCCGAGCCCGTCATTCTCCAGGAAGAAATTCCGGGCGAAGATGTGCGCGTCAATATGCTGGACGGCGAAGTCATCTCGGCCCACGTCATCCATACAGCTGCGGGAACGCTTGATTACCGCACGGATCCCGATTATGGTTCCGGGATGGCCGAGTACGAGCTGATTGCGCTGCCGGAGGAGGTGGCAGCCGTGTGCAGGAAGGCGGCGAATTGCCTTGGTCTGCGCTTTACCGGCATTGATCTGCGCCGCAACGGGAACAGCTATGTGCTATTGGAGTGCAACAGCATGCCGGCATATATGGACGTGGAGCTGAAGACAGGGGCGCCGATTACCGCAGCCTTGATCGATGCGATGCTGGCAGCAAGGCCGGCCTCCCTGTCCGCAACCTCCCATTTCCGGTTCGAATCCGCGGCAAAGCCGGCTATTCGCAGGGGAGAGACGTTCTTCCATTACGATGACGTTGTGCGCAAATGGCAGCAGCAGACGGCCAGACAGCAGCAGCGCCAGCTGCTTGCCATGAATGAAGAGCAGATCGAGCAGTGGCATCGGCAGACCGGGAAGCGCGTCTCGTTCATGGAGGTAGAAATGCAGGAAGGCCAGCCGCGGGTTGTGCGATTGTTTTGA